Proteins encoded in a region of the Gloeocapsa sp. PCC 73106 genome:
- a CDS encoding DUF4922 domain-containing protein: MSEILLKPKTLPAKIRSQITHAQRQGSLHSLPTEFEIVQQDGIAFILRMVINLDRKEQAQKKQADFNPFLPYEEDLYVTDISDTHVCLLNKYNVVEEHLLIVTRTFVEQQDLLNYADFLAVWAILSEIDGLVFYNSGPIAGASVRHKHLQLVPRDLAPHQGIPIESVLKHAEFEETIGIVRAFPFSHGYIKLTPSDSLTGATERSVDSYQQLLTALVPRSPYNLLMTREWMLIVPRSQASYQDIAVNSLGFAGAMLVRNQQQLELVKADQPLNILKEVGIKDVRF; this comes from the coding sequence ATGAGCGAAATTCTCCTAAAACCCAAAACTTTGCCAGCAAAAATTCGATCGCAAATCACTCACGCTCAACGACAAGGCTCATTGCACTCTCTACCCACAGAATTTGAAATTGTGCAACAAGATGGTATAGCTTTTATTCTGAGAATGGTTATCAATCTAGATCGCAAAGAGCAAGCTCAAAAAAAACAAGCCGATTTTAATCCTTTTCTTCCCTATGAAGAAGATTTATACGTTACCGATATTTCTGATACCCATGTGTGTCTACTCAATAAATACAATGTTGTGGAAGAGCATTTACTTATTGTCACTCGTACCTTTGTAGAACAACAGGATTTACTCAACTACGCGGACTTTTTGGCCGTTTGGGCGATCCTGAGTGAAATTGACGGCTTAGTTTTTTATAATTCAGGGCCAATAGCGGGCGCGTCCGTTAGACATAAACATCTACAATTAGTACCAAGGGATTTAGCACCTCATCAGGGTATTCCTATCGAAAGCGTACTTAAGCATGCAGAATTTGAAGAGACAATTGGTATCGTTAGGGCTTTTCCTTTCAGCCATGGTTATATTAAGTTAACTCCCTCAGACTCTTTGACAGGTGCGACTGAACGGAGTGTTGACAGCTATCAACAGTTACTAACCGCCTTAGTGCCGCGATCGCCTTACAATCTTCTCATGACTAGAGAATGGATGCTAATCGTACCTCGTTCCCAAGCATCTTATCAAGATATAGCCGTGAACTCCCTAGGCTTTGCCGGTGCTATGTTAGTACGCAATCAACAGCAGTTAGAACTCGTAAAAGCAGATCAACCCTTGAACATCCTCAAGGAAGTAGGAATAAAAGATGTTAGGTTTTAG
- a CDS encoding choice-of-anchor C family protein → MVNLIRNGGFETFETATFSPGTFITVPTGSTSIDNWIVTSGNVQVVGGYWQPSEGNNTIDMDGETPGAIAQTFDTTIGQRYLVRFDLAGNSDGAPTIKTVRVEASGQFSDFTFDVTGKSRSNMGYRSQSWEFTAS, encoded by the coding sequence ATGGTTAACTTAATTAGGAACGGTGGCTTTGAGACATTTGAAACAGCAACTTTTAGTCCGGGTACTTTTATAACTGTTCCCACTGGTTCAACTAGCATTGACAATTGGATTGTCACATCTGGGAATGTTCAGGTTGTAGGAGGTTACTGGCAACCCTCAGAGGGAAATAACACTATTGATATGGACGGTGAAACCCCGGGAGCGATCGCCCAAACATTCGACACAACTATTGGCCAGCGTTATCTAGTAAGATTTGATCTAGCAGGAAATTCAGATGGTGCTCCCACCATAAAAACAGTCAGAGTGGAAGCATCGGGACAATTTTCTGATTTTACTTTCGATGTGACTGGAAAGTCTCGTAGTAACATGGGATATAGATCCCAATCCTGGGAATTTACAGCCAGCTAG